The sequence below is a genomic window from Lolium perenne isolate Kyuss_39 chromosome 4, Kyuss_2.0, whole genome shotgun sequence.
CTATAGTTTTTAGTTCAGTTCTCTGTGCTTCTTAGTTTGTACTTCTTAGTTCAGTTCAGTTCAGTTCAATTACGTAGTTATCGTCTTTGTCCTGCATGTTTTGTCTTTATAGGAGGAAGGAAAAATGGGGTGATATAATCCAGTCAAAACTGGTTAATTAATTACGTATGTATTAATCTGGATAATTTTTTATCTGATGAAATCTTTGATATACATGCTATACCTGTGAATTTTCTATTTTTTACGAAAGACTATTTTTGTTAGAACATACCTCAATGATGTCATCAGTTTTACATTTTTCAGACAGTTTCATAATGTTACCCATGTATCAGTATAGTTTCATAATTCACTTTTGTTTCAATTATTAAATTTTTATTAGAAAAATGTCAAAAGTCTCAACAATTTCAAAGCAGTGATTGGGTGGTAGATATCACGTGATGACGTGAGTACCTACTGTTACCGTTAAAATCGATGTGTTCCACCCTGGCCATTGCTATCGTAGAGCGGTGCTCGGACACGGCCTCATCTGCTTGACATGATGTAGACCCAAGATTTTTATGTTTCCACTAGCTTTCTTCTGAGGAACTGGCAGGACTAATTTCGATGCATTCCTTTACACTATATTTTGGTTACAAAAAAAAGAGCGAGAACAATCGCCAGTCGCACGCTGCTGGACGACGTGCCGTCCAGGTCATTCACTGAAACTGTAGGGACACCGCTCAGCTTAGTGAAGCGACGGGATCTTCAGGCGACTGCGTACCGTGGCCGTGGGGAAGCTGATTCAGACCGATTTCTCGGAATGATTTTGATTATGTGAACGGTGAGGGAAAATGAATATCACAATGACTGTCGATTTTGGGGTATTGTGATGTGTCGTAGCGATAGCACTAACCGACGAATCAACAGTCTCACGTGCCGGCCAGATTCAGTTAACACACGGCCAAGTGGCAGTATCATGAAACAGCCTCCAAGTTTCTTACTACGCTGTCGATTCCAGCGCGTGATTAGGAGACGCGCTAGCGTGTGCTCGAGCGACATGCGTGTGCGCGAGTGTGCGCATCATCTTCTTTGTAATCGCAGTAAAAAGAAACAAGTCAAATGGGACGTATTGATCAACCCAAAATATTCACACCCAGCAATGACTGTACAGGTGAGAGGAGGCAAGATGCTAGTATTAGCTAGCGTACATCCAGGCTACTGGGCCCTGGCCAATATAAAGAATATATCAATACAAATACTCTGCATCTAATACTATGGTCATGAATACACAAGGATTCTAGAAGTTTCTAGCACATCAAAAACCATCATAGTAGCCACCGAATGATATGCTTGCCCTAGTGGATGCGCCTCCCATGACAGACGACATAGCCTGGTTCAACATCGAGGCCCGCTCCACAGCCTGGTGAATCCTCTGCACACCAGACAAGGCAAAGCAGTTAGGAACAGTGGGCCATTATCCCCAAAAGATTCAGTGCATCAGCCTAATCTATTGCAAGATTCCAAACTTTTTAAAAAAATATAAGAAAAGCCTTTTTTATTGGTCGGAAAGAATGATCCAAAGTTGCTGAACTCATCCACTGCAACAAGTAAAGCTAATTGAGGAACAGTGCGAAGATTAAAGTGCTGAATTAGTTCAAGAATAGAAGGAAAGAGCCACCAACCTCATCGTCCGCATACATCTGGAACTGCATCTTCTGGCTCTGCACCTTCTTCTGGTTCTGTGGCTTGCCGCCAAGCAGGAAGATGCAGAAGGTGGCAGCCGCAACCCCAAACGAGCAGAGTGCCCCAGCACCGTTCACCCGCAGTTTCCCGACACTGAAACCTACGCATTCCAGCCCTGCCCTGTCTCCCTTGacaccttcttcctcctcgtcgcgtAGATCAGGTGCTGCTTCCACCATCACCTCGTCCTTCTCACAAACTTCCTCGACAACAGCACGCCACTTGATCAGCTCCTCGTCATCCGCGTCAGAGATCAGCACCTCAGACACCTTTGACGCGGACTCCTCTTGGCTCAACTGGGTGTGCACGACACCGATGTCCTTGAATTCGACGACGGGATCAGAGGCATCTTGGAACAATGGTGGCTGATGTGGTTTCTTGGCTTCTTCGTCTAAGATGCAATTATAGGGAGAAGAGTGAGATGCAGGGGTGAAGTGGTCCATGTTGATCATGACCAAGTCAGCCCCCAACAAGATCTGGTCCTTACCACCAACAGTGTACTCCATGAAGAAGGAGCTCTCCTGGTCAGGCAGGAGCTCCCAGTCATCCAGGCTGATTACATCCATGGGATCCCCTCCGGTCATGGCAACTCAGTGCAAGAACAAGTTTGGATCAGGGAGTTATGTAGCTGCTCACCTGCTTGCAACTATGATGCTATGGAATGGATGCTACCCGAGAATCAAAGCAAGTGATGGTTTAGAAGGATACTTTCTTTAGTTTGTGGAGGGGAACAGCAACTGAAAAGGCTAGTGGGGAACAACTTGTCTTGCACCAATGGAGATGGCAGCCAATTTAAGGTGCTTGTGTGTATGTGGGTTTTGCCTTCCTGCTAGGTGACAAAGCAGAAATTACATATTGAAAAGAAAACCTGAAAATGTTCTTTGGAGCctaccaatggggacttgatcctTCCTTCCTCCTTACTCAATCCTTTCCAGTTGCCATGTTTTTTGCAAAGATCCTAGCCGACTGAAAAGATTAGTTCTGCCAAGAAATCAACAATTAAAAAGTAATAACGTAAGGAGATAAAAAATATTGTAGAATAGGACATAGCGTCGGTGCCCCGACTGGTAAACTCCTCCACAATCCTAAAATAATCCCATGCACAGCACAATGTTACTCGGTAATCTTACTTGTACGACGTAACAAACTTTAATTAATCAGGTCTTGTCAGTTGCTGTCAAGGATTAGGATGCCACATCCTACCTAATACTAAAAGGCTTTCAAGGAACATCATTTTCAATCAAATTATGAAGCATGCTTCCAGAAAAATATAAGTCTAATTCAGAGAAAACTGCATAGTGAGAGTATCATAATGGAGAGGTCAAAGTTACTACACGGTAGATTATAAACAAAGGAGCAGATAAATGAAATCAACATGAAGTAAAGAAGGATAGGGACACATACCAGTTAAACACGGAAGGAAGATGAGAATGGGACGCGTGTTTAGAAACTTCTGCAGACACATAACTCTGAAAAGTTGATGTGTGACCCAAGACAGTGATGGATAATCATGTAGGAGCAGAGTTGTGCGTCAAAATGTAGTTGGGAGAAAAAATTGAAACAGGTCTTCAGAGTAAGAAAATTTCACTTGAAAGTGAAAACAGTTCATATGCAGAACTGTTTTATTTCATTTAAACAGCATGTTGTGTAAAACAAATCATTACAATTAAGAGCAGGGGTTGGCTGCCCAAAGCTTGAAGCTGGTGCACAACTGCACATAAGGCTAGCATAGTGAAGCCAAATTGTACCAACAAACTGAAAGACATGAAAGAAAATACTCAGATCTTCACCATACATCAAACAATTACTTGAGTTAATTGACAGAAGAACAGGTATTGCGTCAGCAACACAAAATGTATTTCTCTATACAACAAGACAAGGCCTGAAAATTTACATTCCTGTGAGGTTCCCCACATGCGTGAACTTGCATACATAGCAGGATGGGGAAACAAGATCAACTGATTTTGAATCATATATCAGCAGCTAGACTATCAAAGAGCATCCCAGAAAGGCTAGGCTTGCCTTGAGGAGGACGGTTCACCCAGCGAGACAGAAGCAAATGACGATGCCCAGGCTCGAGCATTACTCGCCCCTTTCCTAAGGTCCCTTGTCTTACTGCTCAGTCTAAGCTTGCTCCAAAGCCTCTTTACATCAAGCGCAGTCAATGCCCGTTCCATAAGTTGGCTTGTTCCCCTATGGATTCCTAAGTTCAAGTTCCGAACACGCACAATCAAGAAGGCTCTCAGATGGCAGATGATAGTAGGGACGAAGTGTGCCACGACTCTCAGGATGATAAAAAGCACAGAGAGAAACACAAATGGCTCGTCTTTTGCCATTTCATGCAGAGAACGGCCTCCTGGCATGACTGATCCCAAACTTCCAGGGCTCTcttcttgaataacatcaacatatgCAATTGGATCGAGGCCTGCAGAGAGAAAGACTTGACTTCAACGGTTGAAGTAATAAAATAAACAAAACAATCTAATCATCAGTAGCTGTAGTAGTGTAGTGTGCAGCATATGCATATCCATGTTCAAAATCAATTGGGAAATGGAACAAATCCTTATCATCGACAAAGTTTATTACGAGACTTCCCCAGGAATAATCTAATATGCTTCTCGTCAACATTCACAGGCATCAACACTAAAGGGTTTCAACAAGTGGATCATAATAGCAAGATGTCAGTTCTCATGTATGGGGTCAAGAATACCATTCATGGAATCAAGGGTGCAACTAAATTCGCCACCAGGTAATTGTATATATTCTCCAATTTAAAGGAGCATTGGACCAGTTAGAagcaaaaaaaaattgtgagCTTCCAATAAAAGGAACCTAACGCTATATTTTTTATCCTGTTTTTCTCAAGTTTCATATAGGATATATTTGAAAGAAGCTGCCACCATTAAATAAACTATGTCTGCAGGAAACAGAGGAAATGATTTTCAAAACCAAACAGCAAGAATAATGGTTGTACCTGTGGTCTCCTTATAGAAATCAACCAGAGACTTCAGATCTTTTGTACCCCTGTAACGAACCATTGAAGTCTCATTCACCAGAAGAATGGCTGGGAAGGCACGGACACCATATCTTGAAAACAAACTATAGTGAGCAAAAGAGGTAGGATGAGCAGTAAGCCACTGGTCAAATAACATTTCACTAACAAAATAATCAGGATGCGCCGCCTCAAGGACATGCGCGGAAAATAGAGTCC
It includes:
- the LOC127292285 gene encoding 5'-adenylylsulfate reductase-like 5 isoform X1, translating into MRCSAAAAVILLVAAAVAGATADAGPGPTCPRRVGPPFLDALGSRCPRIDPSPPLEVRGDAFDKELSFRHGGASYSILFYAAWCPFSSKFRPTFEALSTMFPQIQHLAVEESSAMPSLFSRYGVRAFPAILLVNETSMVRYRGTKDLKSLVDFYKETTGLDPIAYVDVIQEESPGSLGSVMPGGRSLHEMAKDEPFVFLSVLFIILRVVAHFVPTIICHLRAFLIVRVRNLNLGIHRGTSQLMERALTALDVKRLWSKLRLSSKTRDLRKGASNARAWASSFASVSLGEPSSSRQA
- the LOC127292286 gene encoding uncharacterized protein isoform X2 → MTGGDPMDVISLDDWELLPDQESSFFMEYTVGDEEAKKPHQPPLFQDASDPVVEFKDIGVVHTQLSQEESASKVSEVLISDADDEELIKWRAVVEEVCEKDEVMVEAAPDLRDEEEEGVKGDRAGLECVGFSVGKLRVNGAGALCSFGVAAATFCIFLLGGKPQNQKKVQSQKMQFQMYADDERIHQAVERASMLNQAMSSVMGGASTRASISFGGYYDGF
- the LOC127292286 gene encoding uncharacterized protein isoform X1, with the translated sequence MTGGDPMDVISLDDWELLPDQESSFFMEYTVGGKDQILLGADLVMINMDHFTPASHSSPYNCILDEEAKKPHQPPLFQDASDPVVEFKDIGVVHTQLSQEESASKVSEVLISDADDEELIKWRAVVEEVCEKDEVMVEAAPDLRDEEEEGVKGDRAGLECVGFSVGKLRVNGAGALCSFGVAAATFCIFLLGGKPQNQKKVQSQKMQFQMYADDERIHQAVERASMLNQAMSSVMGGASTRASISFGGYYDGF
- the LOC127292285 gene encoding 5'-adenylylsulfate reductase-like 5 isoform X2, which produces MRCSAAAAVILLVAAAVAGATADAGPGPTCPRRVGPPFLDALGSRCPRIDPSPPLEVRGDAFDKELSFRHGGASYSILFYAAWCPFSSKFRPTFEALSTMFPQIQHLAVEESSAMPRYGVRAFPAILLVNETSMVRYRGTKDLKSLVDFYKETTGLDPIAYVDVIQEESPGSLGSVMPGGRSLHEMAKDEPFVFLSVLFIILRVVAHFVPTIICHLRAFLIVRVRNLNLGIHRGTSQLMERALTALDVKRLWSKLRLSSKTRDLRKGASNARAWASSFASVSLGEPSSSRQA